A genomic segment from Acidobacteriota bacterium encodes:
- a CDS encoding SPFH domain-containing protein has protein sequence MIREATRPTLSGLIVIPILLALLAGGVLGVAAGIRDARPAMIVFWLVTTAAGVVLGALGFVVVAPNEGKVMQLFGAYAGTVRQPGLRWTNPFLTARRVSMRVRNFESSKLKVNDLDGNPIEIAAVVVWKVVDTAEALFQVDNYENFMHVQTEAALRNLATSYSYDSHEDSHMSLRANAKEIAEHLKKEVQERLDQAGISVIETRISHLAYAAEIAQAMLRRQQASAIIAARQKIVEGAVGMVEMALAKLSEQKIVVLDEERKASMVSNLLVVLCSDHATQPVVNTGTLYQ, from the coding sequence ATGATTCGTGAAGCGACCCGCCCGACCCTCTCAGGACTGATCGTGATCCCCATCCTGCTGGCGCTCCTCGCCGGCGGCGTCCTCGGCGTCGCGGCGGGAATCCGCGACGCCCGGCCCGCGATGATCGTCTTCTGGCTCGTCACGACCGCGGCCGGCGTGGTCCTCGGCGCCCTCGGCTTCGTCGTCGTGGCGCCGAACGAGGGGAAGGTGATGCAGCTCTTCGGGGCGTACGCCGGCACGGTGAGGCAGCCGGGGCTCCGGTGGACGAACCCGTTCCTCACCGCCCGGCGCGTGTCGATGCGCGTCCGGAACTTCGAGAGCAGCAAGCTCAAGGTGAACGATCTCGACGGCAACCCCATCGAGATCGCGGCGGTCGTCGTCTGGAAGGTCGTGGACACCGCGGAGGCGCTTTTCCAGGTCGACAACTACGAGAACTTCATGCACGTCCAGACGGAGGCGGCGCTCCGGAATCTCGCGACGAGCTACTCGTACGACTCCCACGAGGACTCGCACATGTCGTTGCGCGCCAACGCGAAGGAGATCGCCGAGCACCTCAAGAAGGAGGTGCAGGAACGACTCGACCAGGCGGGGATCTCGGTCATCGAGACGCGCATCAGCCACCTCGCCTACGCCGCCGAGATCGCCCAGGCGATGCTGCGGCGCCAGCAGGCCTCGGCGATCATCGCCGCGCGGCAGAAGATCGTCGAGGGGGCCGTGGGAATGGTGGAGATGGCGCTGGCGAAGCTCTCGGAGCAGAAGATCGTCGTCCTCGACGAGGAGCGGAAGGCCTCGATGGTGAGCAACCTCCTCGTCGTCCTGTGCAGCGACCACGCGACCCAGCCCGTCGTCAACACCGGCACCCTCTACCAGTAG